The following coding sequences are from one Oncorhynchus kisutch isolate 150728-3 linkage group LG23, Okis_V2, whole genome shotgun sequence window:
- the LOC116356531 gene encoding extensin-like yields MPQLAREAPKPQLARTVFHAVPQAARQAPMPWPARQDRPAPQTPNTQTQSPQTPKPQPHNPSDSQPPPSVPKPLRPPTLNLTAPQTPNPQHQNPSDPQPSPPKPLRPPTPQPLRPPTLSTKSPQTPKPQPQSQSPSDTQPSTPQPIRPPALIRQHQNPSHHQPSFLSTTTPQTLSMTALQPLRTPTLIPQHHSPSDPNPQPSVPQPHRHTAMATF; encoded by the exons atgcctcagctggctcgagaggCTCCCAAGCCTCAGTTGGCTCGAACAGTTTTCCACGCCGTGCCTCAggcggctcgtcaggctcccatgccttgGCCGGCCCGTCAAGATCGCCCAG CCCCTCAGACCCCCAACACTCAGACCCAAAGCCCTCAGACCCCCAAACCTCAACCTCACAACCCCTCAGACTCCCAACCCCCACCCTCAGTCCCAAAGCCCCTCAGACCCCCAACCCTCAACCTCACAGCCCCTCAGACCCCCAACCCTCAGCACCAAAACCCCTCAGACCCCCAACCCTCACCCCCAAAGCCCCTCAGACCCCCAACCCCACAGCCCCTCAGACCCCCAACCCTCAGCACCAAAAGTCCTCAGACCCCCAAACCTCAACCTCAGTCCCAGAGCCCCTCAGACACCCAACCCTCAACCCCACAGCCCATCAGACCCCCAGCCCTCATCCGTCAGCACCAAAACCCCTCACACCACCAACCCTCATTCCTCAGCACCACAACCCCTCAGACCCTCAGCATGACAGCACTACAGCCCCTCAGAACCCCAACCCTCATCCCTCAGCATCACAGCCCCTCAGACCCCAACCCTCAACCATCAGTACCACAGCCCCACCGCCACACTGCCATGGCTACCTTCTGA